In bacterium, a genomic segment contains:
- a CDS encoding DUF2723 domain-containing protein, with protein sequence MVRFDTHRWCAACVFVVSLIVYAITMADSVSMWDCGEFTACAHTMSVPHPPGSPLFLLIGRVVSMLPISADIAVRVTWISVLISAFSILLAYLIIVRLLRMIRGPETTPLDKIIAYGGGIIGSLSLAWSYSMWFNAVESEVYAMSQFFTHIVVWLILVWYEKADEPGNERWLLLIAYMIGLSTGVHLLNVLAMPAIALVMYFRRRRFQLKTFVGMLAALLIAFIMVYPGVVKWLPLAASKITLSAPLIIVLAISAVFWWAVKNRHGIIGVGMAGLFLVIVGYSTYGMIFIRSGLNPGIDENDPDTPARMFSYVNREQYGERAMFPRMWNNDPEYSSESDFFWRYQVNKMFNRYLLWQFVGREGAPHEEFQDAGVSPKYSLLSLFAFEPTGVLRWLATITCLPFLLGLAGFVYQYLKDKRGWLVILTLFLMTGYAIILYLNQDNPQPRERDYSYAGAFFAFALWIGIGAAAIIEWAANFFKNRPASVVATSGVAALLIVLSPVMLLARNYEMNDRSGNHVAWDYSYNMLMSCEPNGIIFTNGDNDTFPVWYMQEVERIRRDVRLVNLSLLNTGWYIKQLKNREPKVPISFSDAYVDRYFDQHDTQALLARFWPPDKQRIELNTPDGTMTWNMPATMYIPIRSEQRDQQNNFLRVQDILILDILRTNYDRAKTPQPKPIYYAVTVANSNMIGLRDYLTMEGLVFRVNPRGRQPMDPQRIRRNLFETFNDHFRGIADPDVHYDDNIQKLLQNYRSAFLQLAYYYSTLPGSDPTPSSYKALDERIANFDKLSNREKALTVMMKMDEVIPESIRPISNVDLSMQLGKMFADLGEPEQFRRRLEMAAKRQGIRLDTRARLAGYWVAEFGDTQRARDLLTEALSPTPTVDELRMIGRETYAAGAAALAGEYFRRAYQQDPSDGQTIGALIQVYEATGNNAGAREVLEEWVARHPSDRGAVERLEQVRSRMGKDTAPPDTSVRQ encoded by the coding sequence ATGGTAAGATTCGACACCCACCGCTGGTGCGCCGCGTGCGTTTTCGTGGTTTCGCTCATTGTGTACGCGATTACGATGGCGGACTCGGTTTCCATGTGGGACTGCGGTGAATTCACGGCGTGTGCCCATACGATGTCGGTACCGCATCCACCCGGCTCGCCACTGTTTCTACTCATCGGCCGGGTTGTCTCGATGTTGCCGATCTCAGCCGACATTGCCGTCCGGGTGACGTGGATTTCAGTACTGATCAGCGCCTTTTCCATTCTGCTCGCGTACTTGATTATTGTTCGCCTCCTCCGCATGATTCGCGGACCGGAGACGACCCCGCTCGATAAGATTATTGCCTACGGCGGCGGAATCATCGGCTCCCTCTCTCTGGCGTGGTCCTACTCCATGTGGTTCAATGCGGTGGAGTCGGAAGTCTATGCTATGAGCCAGTTTTTCACGCATATCGTGGTCTGGCTCATTTTAGTCTGGTATGAGAAGGCTGACGAACCCGGCAACGAACGATGGCTGCTGCTGATCGCCTACATGATCGGTCTTTCGACGGGCGTCCACCTCCTGAACGTGCTGGCGATGCCGGCCATCGCCTTGGTCATGTACTTCCGGCGGCGGCGATTCCAGCTTAAGACGTTCGTCGGCATGCTGGCGGCTCTGCTCATTGCCTTCATCATGGTCTACCCGGGCGTGGTCAAATGGTTGCCGCTCGCAGCCAGCAAGATTACTCTATCGGCACCGCTGATCATTGTTCTCGCGATCTCGGCGGTTTTCTGGTGGGCGGTAAAGAACCGGCATGGTATTATCGGCGTGGGAATGGCCGGATTGTTTCTGGTTATTGTCGGGTACTCGACCTACGGAATGATCTTCATCCGGTCCGGTTTGAATCCGGGGATTGACGAAAACGATCCGGATACTCCGGCGCGGATGTTTTCCTATGTGAATCGGGAACAATACGGCGAACGCGCCATGTTTCCCCGCATGTGGAACAACGATCCGGAATACAGCAGCGAGAGCGATTTTTTCTGGCGGTATCAGGTGAACAAGATGTTCAACCGATACCTGCTGTGGCAGTTTGTGGGTCGGGAGGGCGCGCCGCACGAGGAGTTTCAGGACGCCGGGGTGTCGCCGAAATATTCGCTCCTGTCGCTGTTCGCCTTCGAACCGACCGGAGTGCTGCGTTGGCTGGCCACGATCACCTGCCTTCCTTTCCTGCTCGGACTGGCGGGATTCGTGTATCAGTACCTGAAGGACAAACGGGGCTGGCTGGTGATTCTTACCTTGTTCCTGATGACGGGATATGCCATCATTCTCTATCTCAATCAGGACAATCCCCAGCCCCGTGAGCGAGACTACTCTTATGCCGGTGCGTTTTTCGCCTTCGCTCTATGGATCGGAATCGGTGCGGCGGCGATTATCGAGTGGGCCGCGAACTTCTTCAAGAACCGGCCGGCGAGCGTTGTGGCAACGTCCGGGGTGGCCGCCCTTCTGATTGTGCTGAGTCCGGTCATGCTCCTGGCGCGGAACTACGAGATGAACGACCGCAGCGGCAACCACGTGGCCTGGGACTACAGCTACAACATGCTGATGTCGTGCGAGCCGAACGGAATCATCTTCACCAACGGCGACAACGATACGTTTCCCGTTTGGTACATGCAGGAGGTCGAGCGGATTCGTCGAGACGTTCGTCTGGTGAATCTCAGTCTGCTCAACACCGGCTGGTATATCAAGCAGCTCAAGAACCGCGAGCCAAAAGTACCGATTTCGTTCAGCGACGCCTACGTTGACCGATACTTCGACCAACACGACACGCAGGCCCTGCTGGCCCGATTCTGGCCGCCGGACAAACAACGAATCGAGCTCAACACGCCGGACGGGACGATGACGTGGAACATGCCGGCGACCATGTATATTCCCATCCGTTCCGAACAGCGCGACCAGCAGAACAACTTCCTCCGCGTTCAAGATATCCTGATTCTGGACATTCTTCGCACGAATTATGATCGGGCGAAAACGCCTCAGCCGAAACCGATCTATTACGCCGTCACGGTCGCGAATTCCAACATGATCGGACTGCGGGATTATCTGACCATGGAAGGCCTGGTGTTCCGGGTCAATCCGCGCGGGCGACAGCCGATGGATCCACAGCGGATACGTCGAAACCTGTTCGAAACGTTCAATGACCATTTTCGGGGGATTGCCGATCCCGACGTGCACTACGACGATAACATCCAGAAACTGCTGCAGAACTACCGTTCCGCATTCCTGCAACTCGCGTACTATTATTCGACGCTTCCCGGTTCCGACCCGACTCCGTCTTCCTATAAAGCCCTCGATGAGCGAATCGCCAACTTCGACAAGCTCTCGAATCGGGAGAAGGCGCTGACGGTGATGATGAAGATGGATGAGGTTATCCCCGAGTCCATCCGGCCCATCTCGAACGTGGATCTTTCGATGCAATTGGGTAAAATGTTCGCGGACTTGGGAGAACCGGAGCAGTTCCGGCGACGTCTGGAGATGGCGGCGAAGCGCCAGGGCATTCGACTGGATACGCGCGCCCGCCTGGCCGGCTACTGGGTTGCGGAGTTCGGCGACACTCAGCGAGCCCGGGACCTTCTGACCGAAGCACTAAGCCCGACGCCGACGGTGGATGAACTGCGGATGATCGGACGCGAAACATACGCTGCGGGAGCCGCGGCTCTGGCCGGGGAATACTTCCGGAGAGCCTACCAGCAAGATCCGAGCGACGGCCAGACGATCGGCGCGCTGATTCAGGTCTACGAGGCGACCGGCAACAACGCCGGCGCCCGAGAGGTCCTCGAAGAGTGGGTGGCACGACATCCGTCCGACCGCGGAGCCGTTGAACGACTCGAGCAAGTTCGATCTCGCATGGGCAAGGATACCGCCCCGCCGGACACGTCGGTCCGACAATAA
- a CDS encoding polyprenol monophosphomannose synthase, whose product MKGLVVIPTFNEREAIESLLDAIFSQNLGLDVLVVDDNSPDGTAALIKARMATDPCIKLIERPGKQGLGTAYVAGFKYAIENGYDLVFEMDADFSHDPNELPRFVENIRDHDFVLGSRYVNGISVVNWPLRRLLLSYFASKYTRFITGMPIRDPTGGFKCFRIEVLKAINLDDVRSGGYSFQIEMNFKAWKRGFRWKEIPIIFVDRRVGHSKMSKAIVREAVFMVWKLRFRSLFGRM is encoded by the coding sequence TTGAAAGGCTTAGTGGTTATTCCAACCTTTAATGAACGAGAGGCGATCGAGTCGCTCCTCGATGCCATCTTCTCCCAGAATCTGGGACTGGACGTCTTGGTGGTGGATGATAACTCACCGGACGGCACGGCGGCTCTGATAAAAGCGCGAATGGCCACTGATCCGTGCATCAAACTTATCGAGCGGCCGGGCAAACAAGGTCTGGGGACCGCCTACGTCGCCGGATTCAAGTATGCGATTGAGAATGGCTATGATCTCGTCTTCGAAATGGACGCGGACTTTTCCCATGATCCGAATGAATTACCGCGGTTCGTGGAGAACATTCGAGACCATGATTTCGTGCTCGGTTCCCGCTACGTAAATGGTATTTCGGTCGTGAATTGGCCGCTTCGGCGGCTGCTGCTCAGCTATTTTGCGTCCAAGTATACCCGGTTCATTACGGGCATGCCGATTCGGGATCCGACCGGCGGATTCAAGTGCTTTCGAATCGAGGTTCTTAAGGCGATCAACCTCGATGACGTACGCTCGGGGGGGTACAGCTTTCAGATCGAAATGAATTTCAAAGCCTGGAAACGCGGTTTCCGCTGGAAAGAGATCCCGATCATTTTCGTGGATCGCCGGGTCGGCCACTCGAAAATGTCCAAAGCCATCGTACGCGAAGCCGTATTCATGGTTTGGAAACTGCGGTTCCGATCTCTCTTCGGAAGGATGTGA
- a CDS encoding NAD-dependent epimerase/dehydratase family protein, with amino-acid sequence MTERVLITGGTGFIGSHAVEAFVSAGWTVRALVRNPDRLRWLAGQPVELPVGAVDDPATLNEALAGCDTVVHCAGLTKARRAAEFHRINAEGTRLLAEHAQRAGVRRFILCSSQAAAGPSTEEIATAESDEPHPITEYGRSKLAGERALRETAREMEWIILRPPAVLGPRDEQFRPLFQAVVRHGRYPEFGKGGQRYSMIGVHDFVRALIVAASAETGLNDVYFVANSLSVSWAEAAAIISRLAGRRVRPLRLNPALLSILGMTTEATAWFSGKSALLSQDKLREILAPAWVCSAEKIRRTWNFECMQSCEEVVRVTYEAYRNANWI; translated from the coding sequence GTGACCGAGCGCGTGCTGATTACCGGCGGAACCGGTTTCATCGGCAGCCATGCGGTGGAAGCCTTTGTCTCCGCCGGATGGACGGTGCGCGCCTTGGTTCGCAATCCGGATCGTCTGCGATGGCTGGCGGGACAGCCGGTGGAATTGCCGGTGGGAGCGGTGGACGATCCTGCCACACTTAACGAAGCGCTGGCCGGATGTGATACGGTTGTGCACTGCGCCGGTCTGACGAAGGCGCGGCGGGCAGCGGAGTTTCACCGGATCAATGCCGAAGGAACTCGCTTACTGGCTGAGCACGCGCAACGGGCGGGTGTGCGGCGCTTCATTTTATGTTCGTCTCAAGCTGCCGCGGGTCCCAGTACGGAAGAGATCGCCACCGCCGAGTCCGATGAGCCGCACCCGATTACCGAGTATGGCCGCAGCAAGTTAGCAGGCGAAAGAGCGCTTCGCGAAACGGCGCGCGAGATGGAATGGATCATTCTCCGCCCACCGGCCGTTCTTGGGCCGCGCGACGAGCAATTCCGCCCGCTGTTTCAAGCCGTCGTTCGACATGGTCGGTACCCGGAATTCGGCAAAGGCGGGCAACGGTACAGCATGATCGGAGTCCACGATTTTGTCCGGGCTTTGATCGTTGCCGCATCTGCCGAAACGGGTTTGAATGACGTCTACTTCGTGGCCAATTCGCTCAGCGTTTCATGGGCGGAAGCCGCCGCGATCATCTCGCGTTTGGCGGGACGGCGCGTACGTCCATTGCGATTGAATCCTGCGTTGCTAAGTATACTGGGCATGACAACCGAAGCAACAGCGTGGTTTAGTGGCAAGTCTGCTCTGCTGAGCCAAGACAAGCTGCGGGAGATTCTCGCGCCCGCTTGGGTGTGTTCCGCCGAAAAGATCCGCCGGACGTGGAACTTCGAATGCATGCAATCGTGTGAAGAAGTAGTGCGCGTAACGTATGAAGCGTACCGCAACGCGAACTGGATTTGA
- a CDS encoding acetyl-CoA carboxylase carboxyltransferase subunit alpha, translating to MDFEKPVLELEQKIAEMRSLATGSGMKSLSVEIDRMEKKAEHMRHEVYRNLTAWQKVQIARHPRRPYTLDYVTRLCDSWIELHGDRGFADDHALVGGVASIGGLEVMLIGHQKGRGTKDNLFRNFAMAHPEGYRKALRLMRLAAKFRRPIVTLIDTPGAYPGLGAEERGQAEAIARNLYEMAALPVPIIGVVIGEGGSGGALAISVADEIHMLEYAIYSVISPEGCASILYRDAGQAPQAAESLKLTAPDLLQLKIIDGIIKEPLGGAHNDFDMMTANLKDQIVTSLKRLMPISPGDLTKTRHRKYEKIGFWLT from the coding sequence ATGGACTTCGAGAAGCCGGTGCTGGAGCTCGAGCAGAAGATTGCCGAAATGCGCTCCTTGGCGACCGGCTCGGGGATGAAATCGCTCTCCGTCGAGATTGATCGAATGGAGAAGAAAGCCGAGCATATGCGGCATGAGGTGTACCGGAATCTTACTGCCTGGCAGAAGGTACAGATCGCCCGTCATCCTCGCCGCCCTTATACGCTGGACTACGTGACCCGCCTGTGTGATTCGTGGATCGAACTTCATGGAGATCGCGGCTTTGCCGACGATCACGCGCTGGTGGGTGGCGTTGCATCCATCGGCGGTCTGGAAGTAATGCTGATCGGCCATCAGAAGGGACGCGGCACGAAAGACAATTTGTTCCGCAATTTCGCCATGGCCCATCCCGAAGGGTATCGAAAGGCACTGCGTTTGATGCGACTCGCGGCCAAGTTCCGTCGGCCCATCGTGACGCTCATTGATACACCCGGTGCCTATCCCGGTCTGGGCGCGGAAGAACGCGGACAGGCGGAGGCAATCGCACGAAACTTGTATGAAATGGCCGCCCTGCCCGTGCCGATCATTGGCGTCGTTATCGGGGAAGGCGGTTCGGGTGGAGCGCTGGCGATCTCCGTCGCCGATGAGATTCACATGCTGGAGTATGCCATCTACTCGGTGATTTCTCCCGAGGGATGCGCGTCCATTCTCTACCGTGATGCCGGACAGGCTCCCCAAGCGGCCGAGTCGTTGAAGCTGACCGCTCCCGATTTGCTGCAACTGAAAATCATAGACGGAATTATCAAGGAGCCTTTGGGCGGTGCGCACAACGACTTCGACATGATGACCGCCAACCTGAAGGATCAGATTGTCACTTCGCTGAAGCGCCTAATGCCCATTTCACCCGGAGATCTCACAAAGACGCGACACAGGAAGTATGAGAAGATCGGTTTCTGGCTCACCTAG
- the purE gene encoding 5-(carboxyamino)imidazole ribonucleotide mutase, which produces MTRVLVLIGSDSDREYFEGADQWAAHFGFELGIEVISAHRDGARLRERLSRLESEGTEVIVAGAGMAAHLAGVCAAETNLPVIGVPLPGSSLGGLDALLSTVQMPSGVPVATVAIGKAGAKNAVVLAARILALKDKTISEALRKFKARGFRL; this is translated from the coding sequence ATGACTCGAGTTCTGGTGTTGATCGGATCGGATTCGGACCGCGAGTATTTCGAAGGCGCGGATCAGTGGGCCGCTCACTTCGGATTTGAGTTAGGAATTGAAGTGATTTCCGCCCACCGCGACGGCGCTCGTCTTCGTGAGCGGCTGAGTCGCCTGGAAAGCGAAGGGACCGAAGTGATCGTAGCCGGCGCCGGTATGGCTGCGCATCTTGCCGGAGTCTGCGCCGCCGAGACGAATCTCCCCGTCATTGGAGTTCCGCTGCCCGGCTCCTCGCTGGGTGGACTGGACGCTCTGCTCTCGACGGTTCAAATGCCGTCGGGAGTTCCCGTGGCAACCGTGGCGATCGGGAAGGCCGGCGCGAAAAACGCGGTCGTGCTGGCGGCCCGCATTCTGGCCCTGAAGGACAAGACTATTTCCGAGGCGCTCCGCAAATTCAAGGCGAGAGGATTCCGTCTTTGA
- a CDS encoding DEAD/DEAH box helicase: protein MIGRFLQLLEEDRDLRWGKIRREYLPPKTPLFDDPRPPLPESLRDGTRAMGIHRLYSHQVAALQAVRERHNVIVVTPTASGKTLSYLLPILESLLDGSDRSGLLLFPLKALEQDQRGKIRAWEEHLADRLSLRTAVFDGDTPRSERAKIKANPPHLLISNPDMLHQGILAYHQGWTKYFQRLDWIVIDELHAYRGVFGSHVVQVLRRLSRLLAYHGANPRFICLSATIANPLQLAETLTGRTFQLVEESGAPSPGKHVVLIEPAGSATTTAAKLFVAALDLDLKTIVFTKSRVSTEVIHRMVVDTRGDLAPVVSSYRAGYLPGERREIERRLSAGELQGVISTSALELGIDIGGLDVCILVGYPGSVMSFWQRAGRVGRSGAESAVVLIAGADALDRHFVTNPHELLGRPCEAALVNEENEEILRAHLPAAAAEIPLMREDPHVDVHRHAAVVSELEREGLLIRSATGHHWFPGRKRPHATVNLRNVGGTFEIFCEGDKRPLGEVSGNAVFRECHEGAVYLHCGQQYRVLSLDIEHRQIRVKPVQVTYYTMVRSEKQTEIIDERDHRAVRSAAVHLGKVKVTETFHSFERRRTYTQELLSVEPLDFPPQSYVTDAVWVEIPKRLTDSLAEDDLHPMGGIHAVEHAAISLVPLFCLCDRNDVGGISFTRHPQLEGGAIFLYDGYPGGAGIANHVFHVFEDLLHRTLRVIADCGCEEGCPSCIQSPKCGSGNKPLDKRAAMRALQWLLGEIAEDQNASVSTRTCPSRKEPVFDGESYSPRELPTDKRICVVDLETQLSAEEVGGWDAARQMRVAVGVVWDSTDNTITTYDESKVDELIAHLKRADLIIGFNILRFDYEVLRGYTFENLRRLPTLDLLLAVQDALGRRLKLDTLVTATLGLGKTADGLQSLRWFKEGRLDLVTEYCIHDVEMTRDLLLFALQNGYLLYDRSDVGSVRIPLELNLSVFMHQPQAAAV from the coding sequence ATGATTGGGCGATTTCTGCAACTCTTGGAAGAGGATCGTGATTTGCGATGGGGCAAAATCCGACGAGAATATCTGCCCCCGAAGACGCCCCTCTTTGATGATCCACGACCGCCGCTTCCGGAAAGTCTCCGCGACGGAACACGGGCGATGGGAATCCACCGCCTCTATTCTCATCAGGTGGCGGCCTTGCAGGCGGTGCGCGAGCGGCACAATGTGATAGTGGTTACGCCGACGGCGAGCGGAAAGACGCTCAGCTATTTGCTGCCGATCCTCGAATCACTGCTTGACGGATCCGACCGGAGCGGGCTGCTTCTGTTTCCGCTCAAGGCGCTGGAGCAGGACCAACGGGGAAAGATCCGCGCGTGGGAAGAACATCTCGCCGATCGTCTGTCGTTGCGAACGGCGGTTTTTGACGGGGATACGCCGCGCTCCGAACGCGCGAAAATCAAAGCCAATCCACCGCATCTGCTGATTTCCAATCCCGACATGCTTCACCAGGGAATCTTGGCCTATCATCAGGGTTGGACGAAGTACTTTCAGCGGCTGGATTGGATCGTGATAGACGAGCTTCATGCTTATCGCGGCGTGTTCGGCTCGCACGTCGTGCAGGTACTTCGACGTCTGTCAAGGTTACTGGCCTATCACGGAGCCAATCCGCGATTCATCTGCCTTTCGGCAACCATCGCCAATCCTCTGCAACTGGCGGAAACGCTGACCGGTCGCACGTTCCAGTTGGTGGAGGAGTCGGGCGCTCCCTCTCCGGGCAAACACGTTGTCTTAATCGAGCCGGCGGGCTCCGCCACCACCACCGCCGCCAAGTTATTCGTGGCCGCGCTCGATCTTGATTTGAAAACAATCGTGTTCACCAAGTCGCGCGTGAGCACGGAAGTCATTCATCGCATGGTCGTGGACACGCGAGGAGACCTCGCACCCGTGGTGAGTTCCTATCGAGCCGGCTATCTTCCCGGGGAGCGACGCGAAATCGAGCGACGCCTGAGTGCCGGCGAACTTCAGGGCGTCATCTCGACCAGTGCGCTCGAACTCGGCATAGACATCGGCGGTCTCGACGTATGTATTCTTGTCGGGTATCCCGGCAGCGTCATGTCGTTTTGGCAGCGGGCCGGACGAGTGGGGCGGAGTGGGGCGGAGAGCGCCGTCGTTCTGATCGCGGGCGCCGATGCGCTTGACCGTCACTTCGTGACGAATCCTCACGAGCTGCTCGGCCGTCCCTGCGAAGCGGCGCTCGTCAACGAGGAGAATGAAGAGATTCTGCGAGCGCATCTTCCCGCCGCCGCCGCCGAGATTCCGCTCATGCGCGAAGATCCCCATGTAGACGTTCATCGCCATGCCGCCGTCGTGTCGGAATTGGAGCGCGAGGGACTCCTCATTCGCAGCGCCACCGGCCATCATTGGTTTCCCGGACGGAAGCGACCACATGCAACCGTCAACCTGCGGAACGTCGGCGGCACTTTCGAAATATTTTGCGAAGGTGACAAACGCCCTCTCGGTGAAGTGTCGGGGAACGCGGTCTTCCGCGAATGTCATGAAGGCGCCGTCTACCTTCATTGCGGCCAACAGTATCGCGTGCTGAGTCTCGATATCGAACACCGACAAATCCGCGTGAAGCCGGTTCAGGTAACGTATTATACGATGGTGCGCTCGGAGAAGCAGACCGAAATCATTGACGAGCGCGACCATCGAGCCGTCCGCTCGGCTGCCGTACACCTCGGGAAGGTGAAGGTGACGGAGACGTTCCACAGCTTCGAGCGTCGGCGTACCTACACTCAAGAGCTCCTGTCCGTGGAACCGCTGGACTTCCCTCCGCAGAGCTACGTGACGGACGCCGTCTGGGTCGAGATTCCGAAACGTCTCACCGACTCGCTGGCGGAAGATGACCTGCATCCGATGGGAGGGATTCATGCGGTCGAGCATGCGGCGATTTCACTGGTTCCGCTCTTCTGTCTGTGCGACCGCAATGATGTTGGAGGGATCAGTTTCACGCGTCACCCGCAACTCGAAGGCGGTGCGATCTTCCTTTATGACGGTTATCCGGGCGGCGCAGGAATAGCCAATCACGTGTTTCATGTGTTCGAGGATCTCTTGCATCGGACTCTGCGTGTGATCGCCGATTGTGGCTGCGAAGAGGGCTGTCCGTCGTGCATTCAATCGCCGAAGTGCGGATCGGGAAACAAGCCCCTTGATAAACGGGCCGCAATGCGTGCTCTTCAGTGGCTGCTCGGTGAAATCGCGGAAGACCAGAACGCTTCTGTTTCGACAAGAACATGCCCGTCGAGGAAAGAGCCGGTGTTTGACGGCGAATCCTATTCACCGCGTGAGCTGCCGACGGACAAACGAATCTGCGTGGTGGATTTGGAAACGCAACTCTCCGCCGAAGAAGTCGGGGGCTGGGATGCGGCACGGCAAATGCGCGTAGCGGTCGGCGTGGTATGGGACAGCACAGATAATACCATCACTACCTATGACGAATCCAAAGTGGACGAGCTGATCGCGCATCTGAAACGAGCCGATCTGATTATTGGTTTCAACATCCTTCGCTTTGACTACGAGGTTCTTCGCGGTTATACGTTCGAGAATTTGCGGCGGCTTCCCACGCTCGATCTGCTGCTTGCCGTGCAAGACGCATTGGGACGACGACTGAAATTGGACACGCTGGTGACGGCCACGTTAGGTCTCGGAAAAACGGCCGATGGATTGCAGTCGCTCCGCTGGTTCAAGGAGGGTCGGCTGGACCTTGTGACCGAGTATTGCATTCACGACGTCGAGATGACGCGTGATCTCCTGTTGTTCGCGCTGCAGAACGGATACCTGCTCTATGACCGAAGCGACGTCGGATCCGTTCGTATTCCCCTTGAATTGAATCTCTCTGTTTTCATGCATCAACCACAGGCGGCAGCGGTATGA
- a CDS encoding glycosyltransferase family 2 protein, giving the protein MTTRRCVSVVTVTYQSRQHIALCLSSIASTAPEWTTDCTVVDNASTDGTAEYVRREFGWVSVIESSQNLGYGRAINLAAKRAAGQYLLILNPDVVLRPQAVAELVRFMDHRPEAAACGQMLLSPAGRFRYESRRGFPTPWNAMGYMLGLGKLLPQSRLFGGYHSRWLSPNLEIATDSLSGSCMMVRRERFEQVGGFDEDYFLFGEDIDLCWKLKRAHHEIWYVPSAIVVHAKGASMLHARKTARREFYRSMRIFINKRLVSIYPRPLIWATRMGIGVAELFNLKYRR; this is encoded by the coding sequence GTGACGACTCGGCGTTGTGTATCCGTCGTGACCGTGACCTACCAGTCACGACAGCATATCGCCCTCTGTCTAAGCAGCATCGCTTCGACGGCTCCCGAGTGGACGACCGATTGCACGGTCGTTGACAATGCTTCCACTGACGGAACCGCGGAATACGTTCGTCGCGAGTTTGGTTGGGTCTCCGTGATCGAAAGCTCTCAAAATCTTGGCTATGGACGGGCAATCAATCTCGCCGCGAAACGCGCGGCCGGGCAATACCTCTTGATTCTCAATCCCGATGTCGTGCTGCGGCCGCAAGCGGTGGCGGAACTCGTTCGATTCATGGATCATCGGCCCGAAGCGGCGGCGTGCGGGCAGATGCTGCTCAGTCCAGCGGGCCGATTTCGCTACGAGTCGAGGCGCGGTTTTCCGACTCCGTGGAACGCTATGGGATATATGCTCGGGTTGGGGAAGCTTCTTCCACAAAGCCGCCTTTTCGGCGGCTACCATAGCCGCTGGCTGTCTCCGAATCTGGAGATCGCCACCGACTCTCTATCGGGTTCGTGCATGATGGTGAGACGTGAACGGTTCGAGCAGGTCGGTGGCTTCGACGAAGACTACTTCCTGTTCGGCGAAGACATTGACCTTTGCTGGAAGCTGAAGCGCGCTCATCACGAAATCTGGTACGTCCCCTCCGCCATCGTCGTACATGCCAAAGGAGCGAGCATGCTCCACGCGCGAAAGACGGCGCGCAGAGAGTTCTATCGCTCGATGCGAATCTTCATTAACAAGCGGCTTGTTTCGATCTACCCTCGGCCGCTGATTTGGGCAACACGGATGGGCATCGGTGTCGCAGAACTGTTTAACTTGAAGTACCGTCGCTGA
- a CDS encoding acyl-CoA thioesterase codes for MGWVYYATYLTYFEVGRTELIRKVWRSYRDIEEHGMRLPVIEAGCRYHQGACYDDVLQIESCMTLPSVVRVRFDYRIFRLDDRRLLAEGFTEHCFVDKAGKPVRIPAELRARIES; via the coding sequence ATGGGTTGGGTCTACTACGCGACGTACCTGACGTATTTCGAGGTCGGACGAACCGAGCTCATTCGAAAGGTGTGGCGTTCGTACCGGGACATCGAGGAGCACGGAATGCGGCTTCCCGTTATCGAGGCGGGTTGCCGATATCATCAGGGGGCCTGCTATGACGACGTGCTCCAGATCGAATCTTGCATGACGCTGCCGTCTGTGGTGCGAGTGCGGTTCGACTACCGGATATTTCGCCTTGATGATCGGCGTTTGCTGGCGGAGGGATTCACCGAGCATTGCTTTGTAGACAAGGCCGGCAAGCCGGTGCGAATTCCCGCCGAACTCAGGGCGCGAATCGAGTCGTGA